Part of the Nostoc sp. PCC 7524 genome is shown below.
TGTGTACACAGACACAGCGAAAAGAAGTGTTAACGAACTCCAAAACAATGAATATAGCATTAAAATTTCTAACACTCCAAAACTGAAGTATCACCAGTGGCGATACCATTACAAACTAAGCGGTTTTTTGATAGAGACTACACCGATAAATAGCAGAGGTTAGAGCAATGGATGAGCGTCATCGTTACTTACAAATCGCTCTCATTCTTGTCGGAATTGCCTTTTTACTTATCTATCCGCTAACAAAAATCTGGCCATCAGGCTGGTTATGGCAACCTGGTCAGTACGAATATGAACAAATGATTATTGGTGTTTATGCAACGCTTGGTGTCTTTTTGCTGTTGGCTTCAAGGCAACCAGAAGCGAACCTCAGTTTAATCTGGTTCACTGTTTGGTCAAGTTTAGTTCACGGACTAATTATGGCGGTACACGCAGTAATTGATCCTGCTGAACGTGGACACCTCTTTGGTGATGTTCCAGCATTGTTATTGGTGGCAATTGTCCTTGCTTTCCTTACGCCGCGCAAAGTGGTGTCTAGTGTAATTGATAGTGAAACTGCCCCAAAGGTTCATTTACCCTGAAAAGTATAGTTTAGGGGAGTGCCTTACAACAACGCGACCGCTCCATGCCATTCTTAGCGGGACTTAAACAAAAATTAAGCCCAAAAAGAGTATAATGCTTAACTAACATAGCTTTCACGTTAGAAAAAGCTCATGAAAGAAACCACTCCCACAGCGATGCCCCCGTGCTTTGAAAGATGGTGTCAAAGATTTGATGATGTGTTTACTCATAAAGCTCAAAAAAGAGAGTTTAGACACTATATAGGGGGATTACTGGGGGAAAGTGAGAGAAAAAACCTGTTTCAAATGGCGGATAATGCTGTAGGTGTAACTTACCACCGATTACATCACTTTTTGACCGAAGCACCTTGGTCTAGTGGGCAGGTGAATGAGCGTCGATTGGAAATCATGAATAAGTGCAGTCAAACGAGAATTAGTAGAGGTTTTAGCTTAATAATTGATGATTCTGGTCATAGAAAAAGTGGTAATTTTACTGCTGGTGTGGGGAGACAGTATATTGGAGAAATTGGCAAAACAGATAATGGAATCGTAGTAGTAACAACGCATTTATATGATGGCAGAAAAAGCTTACCGTTAGATATAGAGTTATATCAACACGCTGATTCTTTAGCTCAAGGAAAACAAGATCCTCTATTTGAGAAAAAACCAGAACTAGCAATCAAGTTAATAGATCAAGCCCTAAACAGAAAATATCAACCTGGGATAGTAATTGTAGATGCTGGATATGGCAACAATACATCATTTTTATTAGAGTTGGAAAAACGGCAATTAAAATATTTAGGAGGATTAGCTAAAAATCGAAAAGTAACAGTTAATCAAACAGATAATATTCAACAAACAATTCGGTTAGATGAATTAGCCCAGAGCTTACCCAAAGAGGCTTTCACAGAAATTCAAACAGATTTGGATAAACCCAAAACATTATGGGTAGTAACTTGTGAAGTGGAAATATCAAGTTTAACTGGAAAGCGAAATATTGCTATCGTCATGAATGCTTCTACTTTCTCAGCAGCCACCGATATTGACTACTTCATCACTAATATATCTTCATCAATTGTTACACCACAATGGATAGTTGATACATATTCTCAAAGGAATTGGGTAGAAGTTTTTTACAGGGAAGCTAAAGGATGGTTAGGACTTAAAGAATATCAAGTTCGTGATAAAAGGAGTTTACTGCGCCATTTTATTTTGGTTTTCTGTGCCTATACTTTTATTCTTTGGCATCAGTTAACTGGAGGATTAAGACGACGGTGGGCAAACAAACCTTTAAATACTTTTACTGAAGCTTTAGAAGCTTTCAGAACAGCCATGTCTTTTCGATTTATTGATTGGTTGAACTTAAATCGTGACGTGTTTGCTGCTTACAAAGCTAGTTTGGGTTACATTTGGGCTTGATTTTTGTCTAAGTCCCGTTAGAGGAAAACCAACCAATGACGTAACGCTATTACGGAGGCGATCGCTTTTTACTTACTCGTTTTAATTTCCTGCCAAGAAAGCTTGGAATAGTTCTGATATTTTTGCCTTGAGTGCTGTAATTGCTTCTTCTAGACTTTCACAAGGGTCTGTATTGACTAAGTGGGCATCACCCACATCAGCACCTGACCACAGATAGCTGTGTAGCCCTATAGTTAAACATCCTTGCCATTTATCTTCATGATTAGTATCAAGTGTGATAAAAAACCGCCGGGGTATCATTAGTTCTTCGGTCTTAATTTCAAACTCACCCCACACCGAGAAGCCAAAATATTCACCGTTTTTTTCATTGTTGTATTCCCAGTTGGTAAAGTTGGGAAAAGCAACTTTAACCCGCTCTAAAACTTGTTGGATTTCAGGTTGTGTTAGCAACATCATTTTTTTCCTCTAAGAAAAATACCATATAAAAAATAGGGCTACTTCTTGAGCATATTCTGGTCTATCGCTTCTTTCTCCATTGATTGCGATCGCCTCTAACGGGCGGTTACGCCATCGCCCTTCATCCTCTAAGAATCAAATAATGATAATTGACCAGGGGAAATATTAGATTTACCACCCCTGTGATAATAAAGATGACAGGCACTGCAAAGAGCTATTAAATTCTCACGCCGATTATCAGCAGGGTTTCTATTCCAATGATGGACTTGCAATGTATAAACTCTGCTTAATAGTTTTTCTCCTGGTTTAGTACACTGCAAACCACATTTTTCACAGCACCATTGCGCCTGCTGCTTAATTTCGGTTGCCATTTCTTTCCAATCGTCAGGATACATTAAGCATTAAATAAGTAGCTCAGTGTTAAAAATTATCGCTATGGTAAGGCAGGAGGCAGGAGGCAGAAGGCAGAAGGGAAGAGGGTTATAGCTTTGTTTACCTTTCTTAACTCAGTTTTGTTTTTTCCCACCGACTTACTTAAAGCATCTATTATTAATAAATACCATAAAAATAAGTAA
Proteins encoded:
- a CDS encoding DUF6632 domain-containing protein, which produces MDERHRYLQIALILVGIAFLLIYPLTKIWPSGWLWQPGQYEYEQMIIGVYATLGVFLLLASRQPEANLSLIWFTVWSSLVHGLIMAVHAVIDPAERGHLFGDVPALLLVAIVLAFLTPRKVVSSVIDSETAPKVHLP
- a CDS encoding HNH endonuclease, whose translation is MYPDDWKEMATEIKQQAQWCCEKCGLQCTKPGEKLLSRVYTLQVHHWNRNPADNRRENLIALCSACHLYYHRGGKSNISPGQLSLFDS
- a CDS encoding IS701 family transposase, which gives rise to MKETTPTAMPPCFERWCQRFDDVFTHKAQKREFRHYIGGLLGESERKNLFQMADNAVGVTYHRLHHFLTEAPWSSGQVNERRLEIMNKCSQTRISRGFSLIIDDSGHRKSGNFTAGVGRQYIGEIGKTDNGIVVVTTHLYDGRKSLPLDIELYQHADSLAQGKQDPLFEKKPELAIKLIDQALNRKYQPGIVIVDAGYGNNTSFLLELEKRQLKYLGGLAKNRKVTVNQTDNIQQTIRLDELAQSLPKEAFTEIQTDLDKPKTLWVVTCEVEISSLTGKRNIAIVMNASTFSAATDIDYFITNISSSIVTPQWIVDTYSQRNWVEVFYREAKGWLGLKEYQVRDKRSLLRHFILVFCAYTFILWHQLTGGLRRRWANKPLNTFTEALEAFRTAMSFRFIDWLNLNRDVFAAYKASLGYIWA